The sequence CGCACCCGCTTGCCTCGCTCGGCCAGGTGGCTGGCAACGTCGACGCCGCTCTCGTAGCCGCCGACGACGATGAAATCGTCCCCCTCCAAATCGGCGTAGCTGGGGAGCAGCGCCGTGTGCAGGCACAGCTCGCTGCCCTCGAAGCTGTTCAGGCGCGGATACTGGAAGTCGCCCGCGGCCCAAATGACGTGCCGGGCACGCAGGGATCCCGCGGTGGTTTCGACCACGAACTCTTCGCCGCTCCGGTCGATCCGAAGCACGTCGACGCCCTCCTGAATCGGCAACTCGAAGTGGTCGGCGATCGCCTGGAGGAAGGCCGCGTACTGCCTCCCGGTGGGGTGCTCGACCTCCAGGGACCAGGCGGCCGAGGTCCCGATCACGACGGAGTTCAGGTCGAGCATGCCGACCGAATTCGTCGGGAACGAAGGGGTGATGAAGCGGGTCTCGGCCGGCCACTGGGCGAACGAGGCGCCGACCGAGTGGCGTTCGAGCGCGACGAAGTTCTCGATCCCCGCGTGCGCGAGCGCCACCGAGACGCCGACGCCGGCGGCGCCCGCGCCGACGATGACCACATCCATCAGGTCGTCCTGAGCCGTAGTGTTCATCCGGCCACCTCCTCGACCATCTGAAGCTCGGGGAAGGGGTTGGGACGTCCCTCCCAGGTGCTGCTGTCGGCGGCGGCAAGGGCTTCGTCGAGCAGGCATGCGTCGAGTCGCGCGCGGACCGCGGCCTCGTCCATCTCCTGACCGATGAAGACGAGTGCCTGGTGACGATCCCCGTACCGAGGGTGCCAACTCGACTGCTGGTCCGGCCGCTCTCCGT is a genomic window of Candidatus Palauibacter scopulicola containing:
- a CDS encoding NAD(P)-binding domain-containing protein; translation: MNTTAQDDLMDVVIVGAGAAGVGVSVALAHAGIENFVALERHSVGASFAQWPAETRFITPSFPTNSVGMLDLNSVVIGTSAAWSLEVEHPTGRQYAAFLQAIADHFELPIQEGVDVLRIDRSGEEFVVETTAGSLRARHVIWAAGDFQYPRLNSFEGSELCLHTALLPSYADLEGDDFIVVGGYESGVDVASHLAERGKRVRLFDRGSPWASESSDPSVALSIFSLERTRRPSYAEHVELFPDTAITAVAAANGGFEVATGDGQRFRTPVPPLLAGGFDGSHPLVMDLFEAREDGFPLLSEHDESTIVPGIYLCGASVRHDKHIFCFIFKYRQRFAVVAKSIATSLGLPAEGLEMYRMWGMYLDDLSCCGQECVC